In the Ensifer adhaerens genome, one interval contains:
- the nrdE gene encoding class 1b ribonucleoside-diphosphate reductase subunit alpha has protein sequence MDVSTLERPLKATEPALDYHALNAMLNLYDEEGRIQLDKDRQAAKQYFLQHVNQNTVFFHNLREKLDYLVTEGYYEQEVLDQYSFNFVRDLYDHAYGKKFRFPTFLGAFKYYTSYTLKTFDGKRYLERYEDRVCMVAMTLARGDEQHARDLVDEIISGRFQPATPTFLNAGKKARGELVSCFLLRIEDNMESIGRAINSALQLSKRGGGVALSLTNIREMGAPIKQIENQSSGIIPVMKLLEDSFSYANQLGARQGAGAVYLHAHHPDIMRFLDTKRENADEKIRIKTLSLGVVIPDITFELARNNEDMYLFSPYDVERVYGVPLTEISVTEKYREMVEDARIRKRKIKAREFFQIIAEIQFESGYPYIMFEDTVNRENPIAGRITMSNLCSEILQVSEASEFNDDLSYAKMGKDISCNLGSLNIAAAMDSADFGKTIETSIRALTAVSDMSHISPVPSIEKGNDDSHAIGLGQMNLHGYLARERIFYGSEEGIDFTNIYFYTVTYHAIRASNRIAIERGESFKGFENSKYASGDYFDKYTETEWLPATEKVKDLFEQAGISIPTQEDWLELKRAVIAGGLYNQNLQAVPPTGSISYINHSTSSIHPIVSKIEIRKEGKIGRVYYPAAFMTNDNLEYYQDAYEIGPEKIIDTYAAATQHVDQGLSLTLFFRDTATTRDINRAQIHAWKKGIKTIYYIRLRQMALEGTQVQGCVSCAL, from the coding sequence GCTATTACGAGCAGGAGGTTCTCGACCAGTATTCCTTCAACTTCGTGCGCGACCTCTACGATCACGCCTATGGCAAGAAGTTCCGTTTCCCGACGTTCCTCGGCGCGTTCAAATACTACACGTCCTATACGCTGAAGACCTTCGACGGGAAGCGTTACCTGGAGCGCTACGAAGACCGCGTCTGCATGGTGGCGATGACGCTGGCGCGCGGCGACGAACAGCACGCCCGCGATCTCGTCGACGAGATCATTTCCGGCCGCTTCCAGCCGGCGACGCCGACCTTCCTCAATGCCGGCAAGAAGGCTCGCGGCGAACTCGTCTCTTGCTTTCTGCTCCGGATCGAGGACAACATGGAGAGCATCGGCCGCGCCATCAATTCGGCGCTGCAGCTTTCCAAACGCGGCGGCGGCGTGGCGCTGTCGCTCACCAACATCCGTGAGATGGGCGCGCCGATCAAGCAGATCGAGAACCAGTCCTCCGGCATCATTCCTGTGATGAAGCTGCTCGAAGACAGTTTCTCCTATGCCAACCAGCTCGGTGCCCGCCAGGGCGCAGGTGCGGTCTATCTCCACGCCCACCACCCTGACATCATGCGCTTCCTCGATACCAAGCGCGAAAATGCCGACGAGAAGATCCGCATCAAGACGCTGTCGCTCGGCGTCGTCATCCCCGACATCACCTTCGAGCTCGCCCGCAACAACGAGGACATGTACCTGTTCTCGCCCTATGACGTGGAGCGCGTCTACGGCGTGCCGCTCACCGAGATCTCGGTGACGGAGAAATATCGCGAGATGGTCGAGGATGCCCGCATCCGCAAGCGGAAGATCAAGGCGCGCGAATTCTTCCAGATCATCGCCGAGATCCAGTTCGAAAGCGGTTATCCCTACATCATGTTCGAAGACACGGTGAATCGGGAAAACCCGATCGCCGGGCGCATCACCATGAGTAACCTCTGCTCGGAAATCCTGCAGGTGAGCGAGGCGAGCGAATTCAACGACGACCTCTCCTACGCCAAGATGGGCAAGGACATTTCCTGCAATCTCGGCTCGCTGAACATCGCAGCGGCGATGGACTCGGCCGATTTCGGCAAGACCATAGAGACCTCGATCCGCGCGCTGACGGCCGTCTCGGATATGAGCCACATTTCGCCGGTTCCCTCGATCGAGAAGGGCAACGATGACAGCCACGCGATCGGCCTCGGGCAGATGAACCTGCACGGATATCTCGCCCGCGAGCGCATCTTTTACGGCTCCGAGGAAGGGATCGATTTCACCAACATCTATTTTTACACTGTGACCTACCACGCGATCCGGGCCTCAAACCGCATCGCCATCGAGCGTGGCGAGAGCTTCAAGGGTTTCGAGAACTCGAAATACGCGTCGGGTGACTATTTCGACAAATACACCGAGACCGAATGGCTGCCGGCGACCGAAAAGGTGAAAGACCTATTCGAGCAGGCGGGAATATCCATCCCGACGCAGGAAGACTGGCTGGAGTTGAAACGGGCGGTGATAGCTGGCGGCCTCTACAACCAGAACCTCCAGGCCGTGCCCCCGACGGGCTCGATCTCCTACATCAACCACTCCACTTCCTCGATCCACCCGATCGTCTCGAAGATCGAGATCCGTAAGGAAGGCAAGATCGGCCGCGTCTACTATCCGGCCGCCTTCATGACCAACGACAACCTCGAATACTACCAGGACGCCTACGAGATCGGGCCCGAGAAGATCATCGACACCTATGCGGCGGCTACCCAGCACGTCGACCAGGGCCTGTCGCTGACGCTCTTCTTCCGCGACACGGCAACGACCCGCGACATCAACCGTGCCCAGATCCACGCCTGGAAGAAGGGCATCAAGACCATCTACTACATCCGCCTTCGGCAGATGGCGCTCGAAGGCACGCAGGTCCAGGGCTGCGTTTCCTGCGCGCTGTAA